The following are encoded together in the Arvicanthis niloticus isolate mArvNil1 chromosome 11, mArvNil1.pat.X, whole genome shotgun sequence genome:
- the Foxa1 gene encoding hepatocyte nuclear factor 3-alpha isoform X3, with product MLGTVKMEGHESNDWNSYYADTQEAYSSVPVSNMNSGLGSMNSMNTYMTMNTMTTSGNMTPASFNMSYANPGLGAGLSPGAVAGMPGGSAGAMNSMTAAGVTAMGAALSPGGMGSMGAQPAASMNGLGPYAAAMNPCMSPMAYAPSNLGRSRAGGGGDAKTFKRSYPHAKPPYSYISLITMAIQQAPSKMLTLSEIYQWIMDLFPYYRQNQQRWQNSIRHSLSFNDCFVKVARSPDKPGKGSYWTLHPDSGNMFENGCYLRRQKRFKCEKQPGAGGGSGGGSSKGVPESRKDPSGPGNPSAESPLHRGVHGKASQLEGAPAPGPAASPQTLDHSGATATGGASELKSPASSSAPPISSGPGALASVPPSHPAHGLAPHESQLHLKGDPHYSFNHPFSINNLMSSSEQQHKLDFKAYEQALQYSPYGATLPASLPLGSASVATRSPIEPSALEPAYYQGLNLGSLYCDHSTPHYRQDKKPCQSLNYRVITSPDERRGCHVAT from the exons ATGTTAGGGACTGTGAAGATGGAAGGGCATGAGAGCAACGACTGGAACAGCTACTACGCGGACACGCAGGAG GCCTACTCCTCTGTCCCGGTCAGCAACATGAACTCCGGCCTGGGCTCCATGAACTCCATGAACACCTACATGACCATGAACACCATGACCACGAGCGGCAACATGACTCCGGCTTCCTTCAACATGTCCTATGCCAACCCGGGCTTAGGGGCCGGCCTCAGTCCCGGGGCTGTGGCCGGCATGCCCGGAGGCTCTGCAGGAGCTATGAACAGCATGACTGCGGCGGGCGTCACGGCCATGGGTGCGGCACTGAGCCCGGGAGGCATGGGCTCCATGGGCGCGCAGCCCGCGGCCTCCATGAACGGCCTGGGTCCCTACGCTGCCGCCATGAACCCGTGCATGAGCCCCATGGCGTACGCGCCGTCCAACCTGGGCCGCAGCCGCGCGGGGGGCGGCGGCGACGCCAAGACTTTCAAGCGCAGCTACCCTCACGCCAAGCCGCCCTACTCCTACATCTCGCTCATCACCATGGCCATCCAGCAGGCGCCCAGCAAGATGCTCACGCTGAGCGAGATCTACCAGTGGATCATGGACCTCTTCCCCTATTACCGCCAGAACCAGCAGCGCTGGCAGAACTCCATCCGCCACTCGCTGTCTTTTAACGACTGTTTCGTCAAGGTGGCGCGATCCCCGGACAAGCCGGGCAAGGGCTCCTACTGGACGCTGCACCCGGACTCCGGCAACATGTTCGAGAACGGCTGCTACTTGCGCCGTCAAAAGCGCTTCAAGTGTGAGAAGCAGCCAGGGGCCGGAGGTGGGAGCGGGGGCGGCAGCTCCAAGGGGGTCCCAGAAAGCCGCAAGGACCCCTCAGGCCCGGGTAACCCCAGCGCCGAGTCACCCCTTCACCGGGGTGTGCACGGAAAGGCTAGCCAGCTAGAGGGCGCGCCGGCCCCCGGGCCCGCCGCCAGCCCCCAGACTCTGGACCACAGTGGGGCCACGGCGACAGGGGGCGCTTCGGAGTTGAAGTCTCCAGCGTCTTCATCTGCGCCCCCCATAAGCTCCGGGCCAGGGGCGCTGGCATCTGTACCCCCCTCTCACCCGGCGCACGGCCTGGCACCCCACGAATCTCAGCTGCACCTGAAAGGGGACCCCCACTACTCCTTTAACCACCCCTTCTCCATCAACAACCTCATGTCCTCCTCTGAGCAGCAGCACAAGCTGGACTTCAAGGCATATGAGCAGGCACTGCAGTACTCTCCTTATGGCGCTACCTTGCCCGCCAGTCTGCCCCTTGGCAGCGCCTCAGTGGCCACGAGGAGCCCCATCGAGCCCTCAGCCCTGGAACCGGCCTACTACCAAG GCTTGAACTTGGGCAGCCTGTACTGTGATCACAGCACTCCACACTACAGACAAGATAAAAAGCCGTGCCAGTCGCTTAATTATCGCGTAATTACCTCCCCGGATGAGAGAAGGGGGTGCCACGTAGCCACTTGA
- the Foxa1 gene encoding hepatocyte nuclear factor 3-alpha isoform X4 gives MLGTVKMEGHESNDWNSYYADTQEAYSSVPVSNMNSGLGSMNSMNTYMTMNTMTTSGNMTPASFNMSYANPGLGAGLSPGAVAGMPGGSAGAMNSMTAAGVTAMGAALSPGGMGSMGAQPAASMNGLGPYAAAMNPCMSPMAYAPSNLGRSRAGGGGDAKTFKRSYPHAKPPYSYISLITMAIQQAPSKMLTLSEIYQWIMDLFPYYRQNQQRWQNSIRHSLSFNDCFVKVARSPDKPGKGSYWTLHPDSGNMFENGCYLRRQKRFKCEKQPGAGGGSGGGSSKGVPESRKDPSGPGNPSAESPLHRGVHGKASQLEGAPAPGPAASPQTLDHSGATATGGASELKSPASSSAPPISSGPGALASVPPSHPAHGLAPHESQLHLKGDPHYSFNHPFSINNLMSSSEQQHKLDFKAYEQALQYSPYGATLPASLPLGSASVATRSPIEPSALEPAYYQGVYSRPVLNTS, from the exons ATGTTAGGGACTGTGAAGATGGAAGGGCATGAGAGCAACGACTGGAACAGCTACTACGCGGACACGCAGGAG GCCTACTCCTCTGTCCCGGTCAGCAACATGAACTCCGGCCTGGGCTCCATGAACTCCATGAACACCTACATGACCATGAACACCATGACCACGAGCGGCAACATGACTCCGGCTTCCTTCAACATGTCCTATGCCAACCCGGGCTTAGGGGCCGGCCTCAGTCCCGGGGCTGTGGCCGGCATGCCCGGAGGCTCTGCAGGAGCTATGAACAGCATGACTGCGGCGGGCGTCACGGCCATGGGTGCGGCACTGAGCCCGGGAGGCATGGGCTCCATGGGCGCGCAGCCCGCGGCCTCCATGAACGGCCTGGGTCCCTACGCTGCCGCCATGAACCCGTGCATGAGCCCCATGGCGTACGCGCCGTCCAACCTGGGCCGCAGCCGCGCGGGGGGCGGCGGCGACGCCAAGACTTTCAAGCGCAGCTACCCTCACGCCAAGCCGCCCTACTCCTACATCTCGCTCATCACCATGGCCATCCAGCAGGCGCCCAGCAAGATGCTCACGCTGAGCGAGATCTACCAGTGGATCATGGACCTCTTCCCCTATTACCGCCAGAACCAGCAGCGCTGGCAGAACTCCATCCGCCACTCGCTGTCTTTTAACGACTGTTTCGTCAAGGTGGCGCGATCCCCGGACAAGCCGGGCAAGGGCTCCTACTGGACGCTGCACCCGGACTCCGGCAACATGTTCGAGAACGGCTGCTACTTGCGCCGTCAAAAGCGCTTCAAGTGTGAGAAGCAGCCAGGGGCCGGAGGTGGGAGCGGGGGCGGCAGCTCCAAGGGGGTCCCAGAAAGCCGCAAGGACCCCTCAGGCCCGGGTAACCCCAGCGCCGAGTCACCCCTTCACCGGGGTGTGCACGGAAAGGCTAGCCAGCTAGAGGGCGCGCCGGCCCCCGGGCCCGCCGCCAGCCCCCAGACTCTGGACCACAGTGGGGCCACGGCGACAGGGGGCGCTTCGGAGTTGAAGTCTCCAGCGTCTTCATCTGCGCCCCCCATAAGCTCCGGGCCAGGGGCGCTGGCATCTGTACCCCCCTCTCACCCGGCGCACGGCCTGGCACCCCACGAATCTCAGCTGCACCTGAAAGGGGACCCCCACTACTCCTTTAACCACCCCTTCTCCATCAACAACCTCATGTCCTCCTCTGAGCAGCAGCACAAGCTGGACTTCAAGGCATATGAGCAGGCACTGCAGTACTCTCCTTATGGCGCTACCTTGCCCGCCAGTCTGCCCCTTGGCAGCGCCTCAGTGGCCACGAGGAGCCCCATCGAGCCCTCAGCCCTGGAACCGGCCTACTACCAAGGTGTGTATTCCAGACCCGTGCTAAATACTTCCTAG
- the Foxa1 gene encoding hepatocyte nuclear factor 3-alpha isoform X1, with product MLGTVKMEGHESNDWNSYYADTQEAYSSVPVSNMNSGLGSMNSMNTYMTMNTMTTSGNMTPASFNMSYANPGLGAGLSPGAVAGMPGGSAGAMNSMTAAGVTAMGAALSPGGMGSMGAQPAASMNGLGPYAAAMNPCMSPMAYAPSNLGRSRAGGGGDAKTFKRSYPHAKPPYSYISLITMAIQQAPSKMLTLSEIYQWIMDLFPYYRQNQQRWQNSIRHSLSFNDCFVKVARSPDKPGKGSYWTLHPDSGNMFENGCYLRRQKRFKCEKQPGAGGGSGGGSSKGVPESRKDPSGPGNPSAESPLHRGVHGKASQLEGAPAPGPAASPQTLDHSGATATGGASELKSPASSSAPPISSGPGALASVPPSHPAHGLAPHESQLHLKGDPHYSFNHPFSINNLMSSSEQQHKLDFKAYEQALQYSPYGATLPASLPLGSASVATRSPIEPSALEPAYYQGLFGLTPTITAQAEAEAGLPEPSCVNSIFTSSPGLNLGSLYCDHSTPHYRQDKKPCQSLNYRVITSPDERRGCHVAT from the exons ATGTTAGGGACTGTGAAGATGGAAGGGCATGAGAGCAACGACTGGAACAGCTACTACGCGGACACGCAGGAG GCCTACTCCTCTGTCCCGGTCAGCAACATGAACTCCGGCCTGGGCTCCATGAACTCCATGAACACCTACATGACCATGAACACCATGACCACGAGCGGCAACATGACTCCGGCTTCCTTCAACATGTCCTATGCCAACCCGGGCTTAGGGGCCGGCCTCAGTCCCGGGGCTGTGGCCGGCATGCCCGGAGGCTCTGCAGGAGCTATGAACAGCATGACTGCGGCGGGCGTCACGGCCATGGGTGCGGCACTGAGCCCGGGAGGCATGGGCTCCATGGGCGCGCAGCCCGCGGCCTCCATGAACGGCCTGGGTCCCTACGCTGCCGCCATGAACCCGTGCATGAGCCCCATGGCGTACGCGCCGTCCAACCTGGGCCGCAGCCGCGCGGGGGGCGGCGGCGACGCCAAGACTTTCAAGCGCAGCTACCCTCACGCCAAGCCGCCCTACTCCTACATCTCGCTCATCACCATGGCCATCCAGCAGGCGCCCAGCAAGATGCTCACGCTGAGCGAGATCTACCAGTGGATCATGGACCTCTTCCCCTATTACCGCCAGAACCAGCAGCGCTGGCAGAACTCCATCCGCCACTCGCTGTCTTTTAACGACTGTTTCGTCAAGGTGGCGCGATCCCCGGACAAGCCGGGCAAGGGCTCCTACTGGACGCTGCACCCGGACTCCGGCAACATGTTCGAGAACGGCTGCTACTTGCGCCGTCAAAAGCGCTTCAAGTGTGAGAAGCAGCCAGGGGCCGGAGGTGGGAGCGGGGGCGGCAGCTCCAAGGGGGTCCCAGAAAGCCGCAAGGACCCCTCAGGCCCGGGTAACCCCAGCGCCGAGTCACCCCTTCACCGGGGTGTGCACGGAAAGGCTAGCCAGCTAGAGGGCGCGCCGGCCCCCGGGCCCGCCGCCAGCCCCCAGACTCTGGACCACAGTGGGGCCACGGCGACAGGGGGCGCTTCGGAGTTGAAGTCTCCAGCGTCTTCATCTGCGCCCCCCATAAGCTCCGGGCCAGGGGCGCTGGCATCTGTACCCCCCTCTCACCCGGCGCACGGCCTGGCACCCCACGAATCTCAGCTGCACCTGAAAGGGGACCCCCACTACTCCTTTAACCACCCCTTCTCCATCAACAACCTCATGTCCTCCTCTGAGCAGCAGCACAAGCTGGACTTCAAGGCATATGAGCAGGCACTGCAGTACTCTCCTTATGGCGCTACCTTGCCCGCCAGTCTGCCCCTTGGCAGCGCCTCAGTGGCCACGAGGAGCCCCATCGAGCCCTCAGCCCTGGAACCGGCCTACTACCAAG GCTTGTTCGGATTGACACCAACAATAACAGCAcaagctgaagcagaggctggcctgCCTGAGCCCTCGTGTGTGAACTCCATCTTCACCTCCTCACCAGGCTTGAACTTGGGCAGCCTGTACTGTGATCACAGCACTCCACACTACAGACAAGATAAAAAGCCGTGCCAGTCGCTTAATTATCGCGTAATTACCTCCCCGGATGAGAGAAGGGGGTGCCACGTAGCCACTTGA